TGGATAATCGTGGGTCAGAAATCAAGGACTAATTTCTAATTCTACTGGAGTTCACCTTTTTCGATAAGTAGAAACATACACGTACTAAGAATTGGATATGGAGCTTAAGCAATTGAAAGAACTAGAAggtctaattaattaattaattaaaagagtAGTAATAAGGGGGTTGGAGAAATAGTAATAGTAAACAGGGCCTGGGTAGCCCAAAGGAAGAGGGACATTGAAAGGCACGATTCGAAGGGTGGCCTTAAAAAGATGAAATTGAGAATGAAAATGGGACCTAGTTAAAAATGAAGTTGTTAGAGGTAACCACTAACAAGCTCCTGAAAAATTGGACAATGGTCaaaattgtgaattatattATAAGAGCCCACAACATTTGAAAGACATGCTGCTGGCAATGGTGAAGACCAGGCTTTCATATGGCCCACAAGCACTTCTGAGGTGGGCACACACTTATGTGACCCTAGTAATTGCAAAATGGATCACAAACCGACATGGATGTGGACATTTCCTTTGGCAAATGGAGCTCAACAAGGCTCACACCCTTCACACTCCAATGCTGCCATCAACATCCTTGGCTCCATTTAGGCCACGCCTTCTCTGCACCAGGTAACCACTTGTGGAGACATATCTATCCCCATTCCCATACtcatatttgatttattaagataTTAGTCTAATTTACTTGATGAATTCAATGTACATTATTTCATTTAAAGCATTATATTATGGTTAGTGATGGTTGTGGTTTGCCACTTAAGCCATGAAACAAGAGAAAAGGCTAAGGGGTGGTTAGCTAATAAGGGAAAATGGTACTGTGGCCTAAATGTAGCACATGCATTATAATAAGAGCCCAAAGGTGAAACCCTTTATGATAGAGATTCAAGGTTCAATGCATTCTGAGAATTGTAGCTTTGAAACCATGGACCATGGCCAACTGGCCAACACTTCAAAACAACTTTGATTCATGAACcatcgtcatcatcatcatagaATTCAGAATGTTGCTTGCTACTACTCAGGACCGCCAAATAACAAATACATACATGGAATCACATCATTTCAGAATCTAACAAGTCATTACTGTCTGGTGATAAAGCGCTTTACAATGTAGCCAAAATCATTTTCTTCAGCACAGAGTAAAAAGGTGTTTGCCATgaaacaaaagtaaaaaaataaataagagaaatcaGGCTTTTTTCCCCTTCCGGATACAAACCAAGTGTATTGTCCAACAAATGGAATGTTCTACCAATAAATAGCATATTGCAACAGAGAGAAGCCAGTTTTCATGTGCTGTGTCATATCTGACATAACAAAATGCTAGCTGTTCTTTTGGGCCACTCACACATTATTCTTCTCCTTTAATTTACATTTTCCAATTTACAAGCACCACCCAACACAGTAAACTGTTACTTAGAGTCAGTTAGAATAATTAGTTAAAGATTGCTGAGCTGGAAATGCTTAGCTGGCAGGTTAGTGTACTGGAATCATTTGTGAAGTTCTTTCTAATGTGTGATCAAAACCAAACCATTAAGTTTTCTATTGTAATTTTGATGTCTACAGCTAAATATTATTCCACTAGTTATTTTACTAGGATTATAAGGAAATTGGCACACAGAAAAATATTATGTTGAACACAAAGATATAATATTCGGTTTACAAATCATAAGAGAAAATTTAGCAGGGGGATATACAATGTGATGCACTGATAAAATTCCATATGTTTATTGACACATGTCAATTGATTACATTTGCATATAGCATGAGAAACTGCTACTAAGAAATAAACACTGCATATATAAGGCAGTGCTGAACACATCAAATAGTAACGGTTTAGGGAGCCCTAAAGTCTACTCAAAtgtatcatcatcatcatcagggaGAGGCTGAGCAGCTGCCATACTAAGCTCTTGTTCATTCCTGCAAAccatgtaaaattttaaattttcataaataacAAATATAGCAGTGAATTAACTACACAAAGACATATATAATAAGTGTATTGAACTTGAAACAATGCTTACAATTGCTGTGTAGCTAAATCAATGACTACATCTGGTGGAGCCAGAGCAGGCATCTCCACAAAGTGAAGGTCAGAGTCCCTGTAATGATTTACAAGACCAATTTATTTGCATCCACTCATGAGGCTGAAGCAAAATATAAACAAAGATTGAAGAGTTTTAATTAATTACCCTGCAAGtttcttggcaaggtataagaaagGTTTCTCAAAATTATAGTTACTCTTTGCGGATATCTCATAGTACTGCAGATTCTTCTTCCTATGAAATGTAACTTGCTTTGCTTTAACTTGTCTGTTCTTGACATCAACTTTGTTTCCACATAGAACAATGGGTatattttcacacaccctataAAATCCACAAGGAAGAGTGACATAATAGCACAGAAACTCattgcaaaaaaaaattgaaacaaaatggTTGTGGAAAAGAATAAACTTAACATACCGGCAGAGGTCTCGGTGCCACGTGGGAACATTCTTATACGTCAAGCGAGCTGTGACATCGAACATAATGATAGCACACTGTCCATGAATACTGCAAACAGTTTAAGCAGTTTCAGCACAATTCAAAATGCAATCAAATCATATTCATACGTAAGTGGAACACATCAAGAATTGTTATTATATACCAACTTAGATTGGATGAGGATTAATTAAGCTTAATTAATTGGACTTACTAGTAACCATCTCTAAGGCCACCAAATTTTTCTTGGCCAGCAGTGTCCCAGCAGTTAAAGCGGATCATTCCACGATTCGTGTGAAAGTCTAGTGGATGAACCTCCACACCAATGGTTGCTGTTACGTTGCAAAAATTATGATTTataaataatcataataattaattgagctgaaaagaaattaagaaagtGTGTTACGTTCATATTTCTTCTCAAACTCGCCAGTGCGGTGCCTCTTGACAAAAGTAGTCTTTCCTGAGCCAGGCACGAATACAGATAGCTATTAATAACAACATCAtatattaactaactaactaacatgaTGCATGATTATATTGTATTATTACCAGTTCCTCCATCGCCAACTATGACGAGTTTGAAGGTAGGGTAGTCCACTGTCTGTTGATGAAGCAGAGCCTGTAAATAAAGGGCACAAGGTGAAtgaaaaaaacagaaagatggATATCAAAGTTGAATATAGTACGTACCATGATGATAATACGAGGGGGTGCAATGTGAAATGGTggtgatgaagatgaagatgaagaagtTGGTGGTTTATATAGTTTGCGATTCGACTTAAATTTCACGCACAACAGAAAGCTTCAATAACACGCACGCCACTATCCATATTCTTGCCATTGCTGTAGCACCATCATATTTGGTATATCCAAATTCTTACTCTATTCCACTATAATTTGGCTAACCTAGCTAGCAATGCATCAGCGTTGACCACTGTCGTTGAACTAACTACACCAGCCTTCCACTTTTGACCCTTCGTGCAACAAACCACACCTTTATTCATTTCTTATTGTCATGTAAATTTCCATACAGAAATCTTAgctttttatatttgatttgtaTTTGAATTGATAATAATCATTTTGTTTAACTAAAATTATTAGCTACTTAGGATTTTTCTATTAATATACTGTCTATGTAATTAATATTGTACTATTAAACCTTTTTAGAAAATTTCAaagcattaaaaaaaaaggttaaaaaaGAATATAAGTAGATAacatacataaaaattaatgtttttatgaatatgaatatattattattattcaaataaatCTTGGTAATCAGTTAGTCatatagttaaaaaataattaaataatttaatatattgaaTTAAAGTATCATTTAATAAATTTTCACTATCAACTTCAATTAAAAATAAGCGTGTgatgaaaaagaataaaaacgGCGTGCGCAGAGTAGTTGGCAAGCAATTGAGAATTGAGATCCAAAATTCCAAATCGCAGCATCAGCATGGCAACGCCGCCGTCCGATCCGTCGAATCAAGAAGCTGTGGTAAGGAGGAAGAACAACGGTCCACCGTTCAAGTTCCTTGTTCCTCTCATTTATGCCCCTGTTCTCCCTCTTAGTATGTTCTCCTCTTCTCCTTCTCCGTCTAATTAATTATTGCTTTTCTCTTTCAATCTTtcatttttggttttttgctTTCACAGTTCGCCTTTCCCTTAGGCATAGACCTGTTTTGAGGGATCGTTTGTTCACTGCTGTCTTAGCTGGTGCTTTCGCCCATGGCTTCTATCTTGTGTATCCTTTTTCTATTCGCCTCCTCCATTGCTATGCTACATGgttttaattttatgatattgTAATCTTATTCTTTAATTGGGGGTGGGAGAAGGGGAACGCTTTCTTTGGACACTCAATTTGTGCATGCTTTTCATTGTTCTTCTGAGTTCGTGTTATATAAAAGTGATGTTTTTGAGAAACTTAAACTTTTGGGGGATGATGGTTTTTGTTTTCCCCTGATGTTAAAGTGGAGCCACCCTGTTGAATAGAGCAAAATACTGTAAGTAAGGAGGCTATGGAATCACACTTATGTGTCTTTTCTGCATTTCTTTCATAaatccatttttgtatgttgaATAGATGCAACAGAAATTACTGGATTCGGTTGATTGTGAGACCCATTGGTTCCCATATAGATTAATCTTCAGGATGGTTTTAATAGTATGATTTGAGCAAATGATTTCTGATAAAGCACTTTGGCAATGTATGATCCATGTAGCTAACTCCACAGAATGGAAAAAGggctttctttgtttcttcttgTGTTGATTCAAGGAATGGTAATGGTAACCATTAATCTTTTCTTCATTATTAGTACATCCCCCATTTCAATCCACTTAAATGGTACTTGTTCCACCAAATCCATAAGTTAtatttcctctccaaattgTTGTAGTTGTTTTAAATTGATTCATTAAGTTAATTGGCAGCTGACACAAGTTAAAAAGTGCTATAATGTAATGTTTACATTGTATTTGATCCAATGCAAGAATAATTATCCTAACTATATTTGTACATGTTATAATATTAATCATGATTGACTAAGTTGTACTATGTGTTTAATCAAATTCATTAAAACTGCAAGGACCATGGTCTGTAACTCTGTTATTTTAACATTTTCTTATCTTGTTTCTCCTTAATGGCAATACCCAGAACAGATATTTATGATATAGAGAGCAAGTGATTCTGTGAAGCCTGTTTCAGATGTTTGATCATTATCATTGACCTAACAACCTCAGGTGCTCAATAAAATTTTGGCCAATTATGCTGCTCAACCTCCTGGTAACACCTTGAATAGTATAGGTCAATTTTGATCATGTATGAATACTTTTCCAAATGTTTTGGAATGTTAATCACTATGTATTCTTTGAGAGGTAAATCTTTCGGATTTTGGTTTAAATAGAATAACTGGAGTTAGGAGGCTGTTCTTTGAATTCTGAGTTTTATAGTGCCAGTAAATCTTTATGATTTCTTAATGCCATTGCTCTGTTGAGTCATaaattttgagttgacttaCGTAGTTTCATATAATTTGATGTGGTTTTATATAATTAGATTCAGAGCTTCAATACGCATATCCTTATTTCATTCGTGACCAGATGTGGGGAGAAGGAAAATGAATGAAATTTAGTTATAGTTAGAGCATACTTTGTACCTCTAATGAATAGAGAAAAGGAAATGATGTTGGATTAATATTTTTGTGGAGAAATGCTCAAGGGCCAGCAgaatttgttgtttttggctAGTATTTATAGCTATCAACCCAATTCCTTTATTCTAGTAATTCAACAACATACTTTTAGCCCATACTTTTAAACATTGATGGCTAACTGCTGGCCCTCTAGCATTCCTCATTTTTGTGTTTACATTTTGCTTGAGGAGTAGATGAATGGCTATGCTGTCCATTTAACATGATTAACATGATCGCCTAACAGACTGCGTTTGACATTTCCCTTATGTTTCAGTTTTTAATGTAGGGCAACAATGTTTGTATTCTATAGTCCATGTAAAGATTAGTTTGACCAATCATATAACTTAGATTTTGGCAATTCAGTATCGGTAACCTGATTCTGGTACTCTTAAGTTGTGTTGCTCGGTTGCTCCGGCTTTAATTTTCCAATACTTCTCAAATGGTCGTATGTATTTTGTCTCTAATCTTTTCGAAATTATTCAAAACTAATCCTACTGTTGAATttgattcaattttcaattttgtaATAGTCGAtgctttgttaattttttatttccaaTTTTACTCCCAAACTCTCCCCTTCTATAACCTTCCACTTCTCTCTCCCAAACCCAATAgcaccatcaccaccaccatcatTTCACCCTTCGCACGTGGTTGCTGCCACCTCTTCCTTTACATGCCATCGCCTTTGCCCCCTCTCCTCGACAACTGGATCTGTGTCGCCTTCTAGGCTTCATCACCTCTGCATCTGCAACTCCATCTAGATCTGTCTTTGCATTGCCTTTTGGATCTATCATTGTGTCGTCACCTCTGCCTCCACCACCGTCGTCGTCGTTTTCCTCTTTCTCCTTGTTGATATTATAGTAAAGTTTCTTTATGTgtcaattaggatcaattacAGTCAATTAGAACCAGTTAGGGATAATTAGTTTCTTCCTTATTAGGCATTGTCTTTATGAAGAACGATTAGTTTAGTAGTGTATACAAAACCTACAAGCTGAGGAGTTCTTTCCCATTCACAATAATCACTGCTTAAACACTCTTCTTCCGCTGCCTCGTGACCTCTGCTGCCTCCGCTGTCATCTTCGTCTTCGTCTTTTTTCTGTTGTGTTGCCATCTTTGCCTCCATCGTCATCGTCTTCGTCTTTTTTCTGTTGTGTTGCCATCTTTGCCTCCATCGTCATCGTCATCTTCCTTTTCTCTTGCCAACTACCTCTAAATCTAGGGGTGACAACAGGGTGGCTTGGAGGCGGGTTTTTGCCTACCCAATCCCACCGCATCCTAGGAATGTTTATGGATCGGTTCCGATCCACATATCTGCGGTGTTTATCTGAATTCGATCGGAAAATTGCGGATATAGTTCTGATCAGATCAGCACACTAATGGATCAAATTGTGGATTTTATGTATGTATCTGCATATCTGCGAATCCgcagaaataaataaataaataagtaaatattttcttatgttttgtttcaactaataattatcatatatgttgtattattttatttttattatttaaaaaaagtaagtttgatattattttaaaaataaacatgtTTAAAAGAGAAGTAAAAAGggattttattgatattttttaataaaaataagttttttaaaatatttttatgttatgcGGATATGTCCAATATCCAATCTGATCCGATCCAAATTCTGTTTTAAGCTTAAAACTGCGGATATTGTATCCGATCCGATTTGATAATTTTAGTTAGGGCTGCACATGGATCGGGTCGGATATAGCCTAAAATTCTATCCGATCCGCATTGCACTCATTGGATCGGATCGAATATGATATCCGCATTTTTTTTAGGctggatccgatccgatccaatcCGCATACTTGCGGATTGGATCAGATCGGATATCAAGTATATccacataattaaaaaaactattttaagaTTCTATTTGGttgtttttacaaaaaaatattcagaaaattcattttttatctGTTTAAGCCTATTTACTCctacaatattattaataatagttatcttgaataacaaaaacaaaataataacacaagatttaagtttaattattctaagttgaagtacaacataaaaaattaaaaataaaatatcataagattcataaaataacatattaaAATTCATATCATATTAGGGTTTACTTTCTTAAACTATGCTATTTATATGTGATGTGCGGATTTGCGGATCAGATCCGCGGATATCACTGCTGAATCCGCAATCCGATCCGATGGTTTTGCGGATCGGATGCGGATAATTACCGCGGATATGCGGATATTATCCGATCCATGTACAA
Above is a genomic segment from Arachis stenosperma cultivar V10309 chromosome 1, arast.V10309.gnm1.PFL2, whole genome shotgun sequence containing:
- the LOC130973448 gene encoding GTP-binding nuclear protein Ran-3-like; amino-acid sequence: MALLHQQTVDYPTFKLVIVGDGGTGKTTFVKRHRTGEFEKKYEPTIGVEVHPLDFHTNRGMIRFNCWDTAGQEKFGGLRDGYYIHGQCAIIMFDVTARLTYKNVPTWHRDLCRVCENIPIVLCGNKVDVKNRQVKAKQVTFHRKKNLQYYEISAKSNYNFEKPFLYLAKKLAGDSDLHFVEMPALAPPDVVIDLATQQLNEQELSMAAAQPLPDDDDDTFE
- the LOC130973454 gene encoding uncharacterized protein LOC130973454 — translated: MATPPSDPSNQEAVVRRKNNGPPFKFLVPLIYAPVLPLIRLSLRHRPVLRDRLFTAVLAGAFAHGFYLVTDIYDIESK